The Sphingomonas donggukensis genomic interval TCGCGACCACCGCGGCGTTCCTGACACCGGGGGGTGCCTATGCCCAGAGCGCGCCTGCGCCGACGCCCGCGCCCGAGGCGGAAACCGAAGCCGGCGACGGTGCCGAGAGCGAACCGATCACGGTGGTCGGCCAGCGCGAACGCGGGTCGGTGCCGGGCGACATCAAGCCCGAACAGGTTATCCGCGCCGCCGATATCCGCGCCTACGGCGTCAGCTCGATCACCGAACTGCTCGCCGAGCTGTCCCCGCAGATCGGCGCCGGTCGCGGGCGCGACGGCGGGCAGCCGGTGGTGCTGCTGAACGGGCGCCGCATCTCGGGCTTCCGCGAAATCCGCGACCTGCCGACCGAGGCAATCGAGCGCACCGAGATCCTGCCGCCCGAGGCCGCGCAGCAGCTGGGCTACCGCGCCGACCAGCGCGTCGTGAACATCGTCCTGCGCCGCCGCTTCCGCGCGGTCACCGCCGAGCTTCAGGGCAGCGGCGCGACCGCGGGCGACCGCTATACCGCGGCGTCCGACGTCAACATCGTCCGCATCGCCCGCGACAAGCGGCTGAACGTCAACGTGCATTATGACGGCGCGACCCCGATCTACGAGGACGACCGCGACATCGTGCCGACCCCGCCGACGCGCCCCTACGGCATCCTCGGCAACCTGACGCCCGCGAACGGCCAGGCGGTGATAGACCCCTCGCTCGGCGGCGCGACCGTGGCCGGCGTACCAGAGGGCGCGACGGGCCGCCTGCCCGCGTCGGCGTTCCTCAACCCGGCCAATTCCAGCGACTTCGGCGCGTACCGCACGCTGGCCGCCGCGACCCGCAAATTCTCCGCCAACGGCACCTACAGCCGCCCGATCGGGAAGGTCGCGGCGTCACTGAACGTCAATCTGGAATCGACCAGCAGCGATTCCGAACTCGGCCTCGCCAGCACCAGCTTCACCGTGCCCGCGGGCAACCCGTTTTCGCCGTTCACCAATCCGGTGACGGTCAACCGCTATCTGCTTGAGGCAGGACCGCGCGAGCGGAGCGCCGACGGCACGCTCGCCCATGTCGGGCTCGCCCTGAACGGCGATGTCGGCACGTGGCGCTGGTCGCTGACAAGCAACTATGATCGCACCCTGTCGCGCACGCTGACCGATGCCGGCATCGACTTCACCCCGCTCGCCGCCCGGATCGCGGCCAACGATCCGGCGATCAATCCGTTCGCCCGCTTCGACGCGGCGCTCGTCGGCCCCTATGCGCAGGATTTCGCGCGATCGGTATCGAACGTCGCCAATGTCGAGGGCGTCGCCAATGGCCCGCTGCTCACCCTGCCCGCAGGCAAGGTCAACGCCAGCGTGAAGGCAGGGTTCGAGAACAGCGATTTCGACGCGCGTGCGATTCGCGCCGGCGTCGCCACCACCAGCGGCACGACCCGTGGCGTCGGCAGCGGGCAAGTCCGCGTCGACGTGCCGATCACCAGCCGCCGCAACGACGTGCTGGCGGCGATCGGCAATCTGTCGCTCAACGGCAGCTACGCGGTCGATCGCACCTCGGATTTCGGCGCGCTCACCACCTATGGCTACGGCCTCAACTGGTCGCCGATCCCGCAGGTCTTTTTCCTGGCGAGCGTCAACGACGAGGACGGCGCACCGACCACGGCGCAGCTGACCAATCCGGTCATCGTGACCCCGGCCGCACGCATCTTCGACTTCGTCACCGGGCAGAGCGTGGACGTGCAGCGCATCGACGGCGGCAATCCCAATCTGCGCGCGGATTCGCGCCGCGTGACCGCGCTGACGCTGAACGTGACCCCGCTCAACAGCGTCGACCTGCGGCTGAGTGCGGAATATACCGCGACGCGCACGCTGAGCCCGATCGCCAGCCTGCCCGCGCCGACTGCGGCGCTGGAGGCGGCATTCCCCGACCGCTTCACTCGCGACGCCGCCGGCCAATTGGTGCGGTTCGACAATCGCCCGGTCAATTTCGCGCGATCCGACCAGCAGCAGCTGCGCACCGGCATCACCTTCTCGCGGCGGCTGGGCAAGATGCCCGAGCGCCCGGCGAGCGGCTTCGGAGGATTCGGCGGACGGCGCGGCGGTCAGGGCGACGGCGCGGCTCCGGCGGTGCAACCCGGCAGCACGGCTCCCCCACCGGCATCGGGTGATGCGCCCCGCGCCGAGGGTGGTGAGGGTCGGCGCAGCGAGGGTCAGCGCGGCGAGGGTCGCGGCGGCTTCGGCGGGGGCGGCTTCGGCGGCGGCAACTTCAACCCCAATTCGCCCCGCGCGCAGGCGTTTTTCGCCTCTCCGCAGGCACGCGCGCTCGGCAACGTCGGACGCCTGCAAGTCTCGGTGTTCCACACTTGGCGACTGGAGGACAGCGTGCTGATCCGCCCCGGCGTTCCGCAGCTCGACCTGCTCGACGGCGACGCGCTCGACACGCGCGGCGGGCGGGCCAAGCACCAGCTGGAATTCAACGCCGGGATCACGCGCGGCGGCTACGGCCTGCGCGCGTCGGGCAACTGGCAGTCGGGGACGTTCGTGCGCGGCGGCACGCCCCGCGCGCCGACCGACCTGAACTTCGCACCGCTGACGACGCTGACGCTCCGCGCGTTCGCCGACTTTAATCCGCTGATGAAGGTGACGCGCGACCATCCGGTGCTGCGCGGGCTGCGCGTCCAGCTGGCGGTGCGCAACGTGTTCGACGCGAAGCTGAAGGTGACCGACGCGACCGGCACCGTGCCGCTGAATTATCAGCCCGACTTGCTCGATCCCACCGGACGGGTGGTGTCGATCAGTTTGCGCAAGCTGCTGTTCTAGGCGGCCAGCCAGGCCTCCGCCTTGGCCAGCGCGGCCGGGTCGTCGACGTCGATCCAGCCATATCCGGTGACGTCGTGGGTCATCGCCCGCCCCGCCCGGGCGAGCGCCTGCACGCCGTCTGACAGGCTGCCCGCCGCACCGCCGGCCACCGCCGCGCGGATCGCGTCGATCAGCGCGGGCGTCACCAGGAACAGGCCGGTATCGAACGCGTCATAGGTCGCGATGTCCTTGCCGATCGCGAGGATCGCACCGTCCGGGGCGGTCGATACCTTCATCACGTCGTCCAGATCGACCAGCGGATTGGCGAGATCGCGGTCGATGGCGAGGACCAGCCCGGCGCCGTCGCTACCGCGTGCGATCAGTCCGGCGACCATCGCCGGGTCGATCAGATGGTCGGCCATCGTCAGCAGGAAGTCGCCGGTGATGCTCTCGGCTCCGGCCAGCACAGAATGACCGTTGGGCAACGACCAGTCGGCGACCCGCACGGTGTCGATCGAGATGCCGGTATCGGCAGCCAGATCGCGCAGAAAAGCCTCTACGCGGTCGCCCTCATACCCCGTCACCACGGTGAACCGGCTGGCACCGCCCGCCGCCGCCCGCGCGATCACCTGCGCGATCAGCGGACGACCGCCGACCGGGGTCAGCGGCTTCGACGGGGAAATGTCCCGCAGCCGGCTGCCGAAGCCGGCTGCGATAATCAGGCAGTGCATGGCCGGCGGCTCAGGCGGGGATGACCTCGACCGGGCCGCTGATGAAGTCGCGCGTCATCTGCGCGGCGACATCGTCACTGAACTGCTCGGCGGGATGCTTGCAGAAATAGGCCGACGGCCCGGTCAGCGCACCGCCGACACCGCGGTCGAGCGCCAGCTTGCAGCAGCGGATGGCGTCGATCACGACGCCCGCCGAATTCGGACTGTCCTCGACCGACAGGCGCACTTCGATGTTCATCGGCACGTCGCCGAACAGCTTGCCCTCCAGCCGCAGGAAGCACAGCTTGTTGTCGTCGAGCCAAGGCACATAGTCGCTTGGGCCGACGTGGATGTTCTCGTTCGCCATCCGCTCGGCGAGCACCGACTGGACCGATTCGGTCTTGCTCGTCTTCTTGGACGCGAGCCGCGCACGGTCGAGCATGTTCATGAAGTCGGTGTTGCCACCGGTGTTCAGCTGGTACGTCCGCTCCAGCGGCACGCCGCGGGCGCGGAACAGCGACGACAGCGCGCGGTGCACGATGGTCGCACCCAGCTGCGCCTTCACGTCGTCGCCGACGATCGGCAGGTTCGCCTCGCGGAAGCGGGCTTCCCACTTCGGATCGCTGGCGATGAAGACGGGCATGCAGTTGACCACGCCAACCCCGGCCTGGAGCGCGCATTCCATGTAGAAGCGCGTCGCCTCTTCCGAGCCCACGGGCAGGAAGTTGATGAGCACCTCCGCGCCCGAGGCCTTGATGGCCTCGACGATCTGCTCGGCAGTGGCGTCGGGCTGGTCGGCGCGCTCGAACCCGCGGCCGCCGGCCACGTCGAACATGTGCGCGGCCATGCCGTCGAGCGTATTGCCCATCATCACGGTCACGCCGGTCGACGGAATGTCCTTTTCGAACACCGTCGTGCAGTTCGGCATGGCGAAGATCGCCTCGGCCAGATCCTTGCCGACCTTGCGCCCGTCGGTGTCGATGGCGAGGACGAATTCGACGTCGGTGGGTCCGTACTGGCCGATGTCACGATGGATCAGGCCGCGCGCCTGGCGTTCTTCGTCCGCGTAATAGGTGATGCCTTGAACCAGTGAGCTCGCGCAATTTCCGACGCCGATGATGGCGACCTTGATCTTGGCCATGTCGTTCCCTGAGAGATATGAAGGTGCGCGACAGGGCGCCCGTTACACATTTAAGTCAAGGACCGTTTGGGGGCAGACGCGCTCGGTACGGCGCATTATCGTGAGCGTCATGGATGCCCCCACGCGCCCCGGGCGCCCCCCCGAATTGCAGGACTGGCTGAACGCCCGCGTCTATCATCCGCTGTCGTGGCGCTTGGCGCGGATACTGGCGCCGACGCGCGTCACGCCGAACATGGTATCGGTGTTCGGATGCCTGCTGCTGGTCGCGGCGACCGCGGCCTATGCCGGGCTGCCGTGGCCGGTTTCGGTGGCGCTGGGCTTTGCCTGCCACCTGGCGTGGCATGTCGTCGACGGGGCCGACGGCGACTTGGCGCGGATGACCGGGCGGACGTCGCCGTTGGGCGAGATGATCGACGGGGCGAGCGACTATCTAGGCCATGTCATCCTCTACGTCGTGCTGACGCTGCAACTGGCGGACACCATCGGCAGCGGGCCGGCGTGGGCGCTCGCGCTGACCGCAGGGGCGAGCCATGCCGTCCAGACCAATCACGCCGAGAGCCAGAAGCGCGTGTATCTGTGGTGGGCGTACGGCGTGCCGTGGATGAAGCAGACGCCGGGCGCCGCGGCGGCGCGCGGTGGGCTGCTCGGGTGGCTGACGCGGCTATACCTGGGCGTGGCGCTGGCCATGAACCGCAGCGCCGATGCGGTCGATGCCGCCTTCGCCCGCGCTTCCGGCGATCCGGCGCGGACCGAGCGGATGCGGGCGGCGGTGCGCCAGCGTGCCGGGGCCTTGCTGGCGACGTCGAAGCTGGTCGGGCCGAATCCACGCGCCTTCATCCTGGCGGCGGCGATGCTGGTGGCCGACGTGCGTTGGTTCCTCCTCGCTGAAATCGTCGTGCTGAACCTACTGCTGATCGCGTCGATGCTGCGCCAGCGGAGCCAGAACCACGCACTCGCGGAGGCGCTCGCCGCGGCGTAACTGGTAACATTTGACACTAAATCGGCGCAGGCGTATTTGGCTGGCCTGCTTTTCGAGCTCCATTTCCGAGGACGCGCCATGACCGACACCATCAACCCGTTGGGCCTCAACGGCTTCGAATTCGTCGAATTCACCTCGCCCGATCCGGACGCGATGGCGCGCCAGTTCGAGCAACTGGGCTTCGTCCCCAGCCACACCCACCCGACCAAGTCGATCACCCGCTACAAGCAGGGGCGCATCAACCTGATGCTCAACCGCGACGAGAGCGGCCGCGTCGCCGAGTTCCGCGCGGCGCACGGCCCCTCGGCAAGCGCGATGGCGTTCCGCGTGTCCGACCCCGCCGAAGCGATGCGCTGGGCGCTGGAGCATGGTGCCAAGCGCACCGTCGAGGACGATACCGTGATCGAGGGGATCGGCGGTTCCTACCTGTACTTCATCCAGGACGGCACCGA includes:
- a CDS encoding TonB-dependent receptor is translated as MTRIPFLLATTAAFLTPGGAYAQSAPAPTPAPEAETEAGDGAESEPITVVGQRERGSVPGDIKPEQVIRAADIRAYGVSSITELLAELSPQIGAGRGRDGGQPVVLLNGRRISGFREIRDLPTEAIERTEILPPEAAQQLGYRADQRVVNIVLRRRFRAVTAELQGSGATAGDRYTAASDVNIVRIARDKRLNVNVHYDGATPIYEDDRDIVPTPPTRPYGILGNLTPANGQAVIDPSLGGATVAGVPEGATGRLPASAFLNPANSSDFGAYRTLAAATRKFSANGTYSRPIGKVAASLNVNLESTSSDSELGLASTSFTVPAGNPFSPFTNPVTVNRYLLEAGPRERSADGTLAHVGLALNGDVGTWRWSLTSNYDRTLSRTLTDAGIDFTPLAARIAANDPAINPFARFDAALVGPYAQDFARSVSNVANVEGVANGPLLTLPAGKVNASVKAGFENSDFDARAIRAGVATTSGTTRGVGSGQVRVDVPITSRRNDVLAAIGNLSLNGSYAVDRTSDFGALTTYGYGLNWSPIPQVFFLASVNDEDGAPTTAQLTNPVIVTPAARIFDFVTGQSVDVQRIDGGNPNLRADSRRVTALTLNVTPLNSVDLRLSAEYTATRTLSPIASLPAPTAALEAAFPDRFTRDAAGQLVRFDNRPVNFARSDQQQLRTGITFSRRLGKMPERPASGFGGFGGRRGGQGDGAAPAVQPGSTAPPPASGDAPRAEGGEGRRSEGQRGEGRGGFGGGGFGGGNFNPNSPRAQAFFASPQARALGNVGRLQVSVFHTWRLEDSVLIRPGVPQLDLLDGDALDTRGGRAKHQLEFNAGITRGGYGLRASGNWQSGTFVRGGTPRAPTDLNFAPLTTLTLRAFADFNPLMKVTRDHPVLRGLRVQLAVRNVFDAKLKVTDATGTVPLNYQPDLLDPTGRVVSISLRKLLF
- a CDS encoding NTP transferase domain-containing protein is translated as MHCLIIAAGFGSRLRDISPSKPLTPVGGRPLIAQVIARAAAGGASRFTVVTGYEGDRVEAFLRDLAADTGISIDTVRVADWSLPNGHSVLAGAESITGDFLLTMADHLIDPAMVAGLIARGSDGAGLVLAIDRDLANPLVDLDDVMKVSTAPDGAILAIGKDIATYDAFDTGLFLVTPALIDAIRAAVAGGAAGSLSDGVQALARAGRAMTHDVTGYGWIDVDDPAALAKAEAWLAA
- a CDS encoding inositol-3-phosphate synthase codes for the protein MAKIKVAIIGVGNCASSLVQGITYYADEERQARGLIHRDIGQYGPTDVEFVLAIDTDGRKVGKDLAEAIFAMPNCTTVFEKDIPSTGVTVMMGNTLDGMAAHMFDVAGGRGFERADQPDATAEQIVEAIKASGAEVLINFLPVGSEEATRFYMECALQAGVGVVNCMPVFIASDPKWEARFREANLPIVGDDVKAQLGATIVHRALSSLFRARGVPLERTYQLNTGGNTDFMNMLDRARLASKKTSKTESVQSVLAERMANENIHVGPSDYVPWLDDNKLCFLRLEGKLFGDVPMNIEVRLSVEDSPNSAGVVIDAIRCCKLALDRGVGGALTGPSAYFCKHPAEQFSDDVAAQMTRDFISGPVEVIPA
- a CDS encoding CDP-alcohol phosphatidyltransferase family protein; amino-acid sequence: MDAPTRPGRPPELQDWLNARVYHPLSWRLARILAPTRVTPNMVSVFGCLLLVAATAAYAGLPWPVSVALGFACHLAWHVVDGADGDLARMTGRTSPLGEMIDGASDYLGHVILYVVLTLQLADTIGSGPAWALALTAGASHAVQTNHAESQKRVYLWWAYGVPWMKQTPGAAAARGGLLGWLTRLYLGVALAMNRSADAVDAAFARASGDPARTERMRAAVRQRAGALLATSKLVGPNPRAFILAAAMLVADVRWFLLAEIVVLNLLLIASMLRQRSQNHALAEALAAA